Proteins from a single region of Gammaproteobacteria bacterium:
- the dnaK gene encoding molecular chaperone DnaK, with product MSKIIGIDLGTTNSCVAVIEGGKPRVIENSEGTRTTPSIVAFSDDGEVLVGQAAKRQSVTNPKNTLYAIKRLIGRRFNEDVVQRDISLVPYKIVKADNGDAWVEVNGKKMAPQEVSARILMKMKKTAEEYLGEEVTEAVITVPAYFNDSQRQATKDAGRIAGLEVKRIINEPTAAALAFGLDKNRGEAKIAVYDLGGGTFDISIIEIADVEGEHQFEVLSTNGDTFLGGEDFDMRLIDYLADEFKKDQGINLRGDPLAMQRLKEAAEKAKIELSSSQQTDVNLPYITADAAGPKHLNIKVTRAKLESLVEELITRTMEPCKTALKDAGLKASDIDDVILVGGQTRMPKVQEVVKDFFGREPRRDVNPDEAVAVGAAIQAGVLGGEVKDVLLLDVTPLSLGIETMGGVMTKLIEKNTTIPTKASQVFSTADDNQTAVTVHVLQGEREVAVANKSLGRFDLSDIPLAPRGMPQIEVAFDIDANGILNVSAKDKATGKQQSIVIKASSGLSEDEIKRMVTDAEAHADEDRRFHELVDARNKADNMVHAVKKTLADLGDKVSAEEKSTVEKAVDELQAVMKGDDKAAIEAKTDALTQASAKIAERAYAQAQQGADAGQASSAAGGGAGDAKDNVVDAEFEEVKEDRRK from the coding sequence CGGTCACCAATCCCAAGAACACGCTCTACGCCATCAAGCGCCTGATCGGACGCCGTTTCAATGAAGACGTCGTGCAGCGCGACATCAGCCTGGTGCCGTACAAGATCGTCAAGGCCGACAACGGCGACGCCTGGGTCGAGGTGAACGGCAAGAAGATGGCGCCGCAGGAGGTCTCCGCGCGCATCCTGATGAAGATGAAAAAGACCGCCGAGGAGTATCTCGGCGAAGAGGTCACCGAGGCGGTGATCACCGTCCCGGCCTATTTCAACGATTCCCAGCGCCAGGCCACCAAGGACGCCGGGCGCATCGCCGGGCTCGAGGTCAAGCGCATCATCAATGAGCCGACCGCGGCCGCGCTGGCCTTCGGCCTCGACAAGAACCGCGGCGAGGCGAAGATCGCCGTGTATGACCTCGGCGGCGGCACCTTCGACATCTCCATCATCGAGATCGCGGACGTCGAGGGCGAGCACCAGTTCGAGGTGCTGTCCACCAACGGCGATACCTTCCTCGGCGGCGAAGACTTCGACATGCGCCTGATCGATTATCTGGCCGACGAATTCAAGAAGGACCAGGGCATCAACCTGCGCGGCGACCCGCTTGCCATGCAGCGCCTGAAGGAAGCGGCCGAAAAGGCCAAGATCGAGCTGTCCAGCAGCCAGCAGACCGACGTCAACCTGCCCTATATCACGGCGGACGCCGCCGGTCCGAAGCATCTCAATATCAAGGTGACGCGCGCCAAGCTCGAATCCCTGGTCGAGGAGCTGATCACCCGCACCATGGAGCCGTGCAAGACCGCGCTGAAGGACGCCGGGCTGAAGGCCTCCGACATCGACGACGTGATCCTGGTCGGCGGCCAGACGCGCATGCCGAAGGTGCAGGAAGTGGTCAAGGATTTCTTCGGCAGGGAACCGCGCCGCGACGTGAATCCGGACGAGGCCGTGGCGGTCGGTGCCGCGATCCAGGCTGGCGTGCTCGGCGGCGAGGTCAAGGACGTGCTGCTGCTCGACGTGACGCCGTTGAGCCTCGGCATCGAAACCATGGGCGGCGTCATGACCAAGCTGATCGAGAAGAACACCACGATCCCGACCAAGGCCTCGCAGGTGTTTTCGACCGCGGATGACAACCAGACCGCGGTGACGGTGCACGTGCTGCAGGGCGAGCGCGAGGTGGCGGTGGCGAACAAGTCGCTCGGCCGCTTCGACCTGAGCGACATCCCGCTTGCGCCGCGCGGCATGCCGCAGATCGAGGTCGCATTCGACATCGACGCCAACGGCATCCTCAACGTCTCGGCCAAGGACAAGGCGACCGGCAAGCAGCAGTCGATCGTGATCAAGGCCTCGAGCGGCCTGTCGGAAGACGAGATCAAACGCATGGTCACCGATGCCGAGGCGCATGCGGACGAGGACCGCCGCTTCCACGAACTGGTGGATGCGCGCAACAAGGCCGACAACATGGTTCATGCGGTCAAGAAGACGCTGGCCGATCTTGGCGACAAGGTCTCCGCAGAGGAGAAATCCACGGTCGAGAAGGCTGTGGACGAACTGCAGGCGGTGATGAAGGGCGACGACAAGGCCGCGATCGAGGCCAAAACCGATGCCCTGACGCAGGCCTCGGCGAAGATCGCGGAGCGTGCCTACGCCCAGGCCCAGCAGGGCGCAGACGCCGGACAGGCGTCATCCGCCGCCGGCGGCGGCGCGGGCGACGCGAAGGACAATGTCGTCGACGCTGAATTCGAGGAGGTCAAGGAGGACCGGCGCAAGTAA
- the dnaJ gene encoding molecular chaperone DnaJ — protein MAKQDYYELLGVARNASEAELKKAYRRLAMKHHPDRNPDDKDSEEKFKEAKEAYDVLSDARKRAAYDQFGHAGVDAAAGAGAHGGYRSANFSDIFDDVFGDIFGARAGRGSVQRGSDLRYDLELSLEDAVRGTTVKVRVPTHVACKTCEGSGAKKGTSPVTCTTCGGQGQVRMQQGFFSIQQTCPRCRGLGKIISEPCTDCHGHGRVKETKTLSVKIPAGVDTDDRIRLAGEGEAGEHGGPAGDLYVLIRVKTHPIFVREGTDLHCEMPISFVTAALGGDLDVPTLDGRVTLKVPAETQTGKLFRLRGKGVRSVQGGAVGDLMCRVVVETPVNLSEQQKDQLRDFERALQEKNESHSPRARSWLDGVKKFFEDLKL, from the coding sequence ATGGCGAAGCAGGATTATTACGAATTGCTCGGCGTGGCGCGCAATGCCAGCGAGGCCGAACTCAAGAAGGCCTACCGTCGCCTTGCGATGAAGCATCACCCCGACCGCAATCCTGACGACAAGGATTCGGAGGAGAAATTCAAGGAGGCCAAGGAGGCCTACGACGTCCTGTCCGACGCGCGCAAGCGCGCCGCCTACGACCAGTTCGGCCACGCCGGGGTCGATGCCGCCGCGGGCGCCGGGGCGCACGGCGGTTACCGCAGCGCGAATTTCAGCGACATCTTCGACGACGTGTTCGGCGACATCTTCGGCGCGCGCGCCGGGCGCGGCTCGGTTCAGCGCGGCTCCGACCTGCGCTATGATCTCGAGCTGAGCCTCGAGGACGCGGTGCGCGGCACCACGGTCAAGGTCCGTGTCCCGACCCATGTGGCGTGCAAGACCTGCGAGGGCAGCGGGGCCAAGAAGGGGACCAGCCCGGTCACCTGCACGACCTGCGGCGGCCAGGGCCAGGTGCGCATGCAGCAGGGCTTCTTCTCCATCCAGCAGACCTGCCCCCGCTGCCGCGGCCTGGGCAAGATCATCAGCGAGCCCTGCACCGACTGTCATGGCCACGGCCGCGTCAAGGAGACCAAGACCCTGTCGGTGAAGATCCCGGCGGGCGTCGACACCGACGATCGCATCCGGCTGGCGGGTGAAGGCGAGGCCGGGGAGCACGGGGGGCCGGCGGGCGACCTCTACGTGCTGATCCGCGTCAAGACCCATCCCATCTTCGTCCGCGAAGGTACGGACCTGCATTGCGAGATGCCGATCAGCTTCGTCACCGCAGCCCTCGGCGGCGATCTCGATGTGCCGACCCTCGACGGACGCGTCACGTTGAAAGTGCCGGCGGAGACCCAGACGGGCAAGCTGTTCCGCCTGCGCGGCAAAGGTGTACGCTCCGTGCAGGGCGGCGCGGTCGGCGACCTCATGTGCCGTGTGGTGGTGGAGACGCCGGTGAACCTGAGCGAGCAGCAGAAGGATCAGTTGCGGGACTTCGAGCGCGCGCTCCAGGAAAAGAACGAGAGCCATAGTCCCCGCGCGCGCAGCTGGCTTGACGGGGTGAAGAAGTTCTTCGAGGATCTCAAACTGTAA
- the dapB gene encoding 4-hydroxy-tetrahydrodipicolinate reductase: MIRIAVTGASGRMGRTLIEASHGHAGVRLAAAVDRPGSPALGRDAGELAGIGPIGVTVGADLAAVARDFDVLIDFTLPEVSVANAAVCRSAGRRMVIGTTGFTPGQRREIEQGASDIAVVLAPNMSIGVNLCFKLLDIAARVLGDEADIEIIEAHHRNKVDAPSGTALRMGEVVAAALGRDLARCAVYGREGHTGVRDRATIGFETIRAGDIVGEHRVMFAGVGERVEIMHTATSRYTFASGALRAAGWVMQRDAGLFDMQDVLGLR, from the coding sequence ATGATCAGGATAGCCGTCACCGGCGCCTCCGGGCGCATGGGCCGCACACTCATCGAGGCCAGCCACGGTCATGCCGGCGTGCGGCTTGCAGCGGCCGTCGACCGGCCCGGCAGCCCGGCGCTCGGCCGCGACGCCGGTGAGCTGGCGGGCATCGGGCCGATCGGGGTGACCGTGGGCGCGGACCTCGCGGCGGTTGCGCGCGACTTCGACGTGCTGATCGACTTCACCCTGCCCGAGGTCTCGGTGGCCAATGCCGCGGTCTGCCGCAGCGCCGGCCGCCGCATGGTGATCGGCACGACCGGGTTCACCCCCGGCCAGCGCCGCGAGATCGAGCAGGGCGCGTCCGACATCGCGGTCGTGCTCGCGCCCAACATGAGCATCGGCGTGAACCTCTGCTTCAAGCTGCTCGATATCGCCGCGCGCGTACTGGGCGACGAGGCCGACATCGAGATCATCGAGGCGCACCACCGGAACAAGGTCGACGCCCCCTCCGGCACGGCGCTGCGCATGGGCGAGGTGGTCGCGGCGGCGCTGGGGCGCGATCTGGCGCGCTGCGCCGTCTACGGACGCGAGGGGCATACCGGAGTTCGTGACCGCGCCACCATCGGCTTCGAGACGATCCGCGCCGGCGATATCGTCGGCGAGCACCGCGTGATGTTCGCGGGAGTCGGGGAGCGCGTCGAGATCATGCATACGGCGACCAGCCGATACACCTTCGCGAGCGGCGCGCTGCGGGCGGCCGGCTGGGTGATGCAGCGCGATGCGGGGCTGTTCGACATGCAGGACGTGCTCGGCCTCAGGTAA
- a CDS encoding HlyC/CorC family transporter, with the protein MTDISIGGLTAVLVLLIVLSACFSAAETAMMRLNQYRLRHLVHAKHRGAVYASKLLQRPDRLIGFILIGNNFVNILASSIATIIALRTFGEAGIAIAAGLLTFVLLIFGEVTPKTLAALHPERIAFPAAYIITPLLILFSPFVWVINAISNSLLKIIGVTPEDALTHQLSAEELRTVVNEAGAVIPRKHQHMLLNILDLEKARIEDIMIPRSEIVGIDLDRSEEEIVALLSSSRHTRLPVYHEDVNEITGILHVRSALPLLTRGQFSKDALMRIAEEPYFIPEGTPLNTQLLNFQRQKRRIGLVVDEYGDIEGLVTLEDILEEIVGEFTTDVSATVKFVHPQADGSYLVDGSAHIRTLNRMMNWKMPTAGPKTLNGLIIEHLESIPTAGTSLRIDGYTIEIMYITDNAVKTARIVPRSTTPADRMPQ; encoded by the coding sequence ATGACTGACATCTCCATCGGCGGCCTGACCGCCGTCCTCGTCCTGCTGATCGTCCTCTCCGCATGCTTTTCCGCCGCCGAGACCGCGATGATGCGCCTCAACCAGTACCGGCTGCGCCATCTCGTCCACGCCAAGCACCGCGGCGCAGTCTACGCCAGCAAGCTGCTCCAGCGCCCCGACCGCCTGATCGGCTTCATCCTGATCGGCAACAACTTCGTCAACATCCTGGCCTCATCGATCGCGACCATCATCGCCCTGCGCACCTTCGGCGAGGCGGGCATCGCGATTGCGGCCGGCCTGCTGACCTTCGTGCTGCTGATCTTCGGCGAGGTCACACCGAAGACCCTGGCCGCGCTGCACCCGGAGCGCATCGCATTCCCGGCCGCCTACATCATCACGCCGCTGCTGATCCTGTTCTCTCCCTTCGTCTGGGTCATCAACGCCATCAGCAACTCCCTGCTCAAGATCATCGGTGTCACACCGGAGGATGCCCTCACGCATCAGCTCAGCGCGGAAGAACTGCGCACCGTGGTCAACGAGGCCGGCGCCGTGATCCCGCGCAAGCACCAGCATATGCTGCTGAACATCCTCGACCTGGAAAAGGCGCGCATCGAGGACATCATGATCCCGCGCAGCGAGATCGTCGGCATCGACCTCGACCGCAGCGAAGAGGAGATCGTAGCCCTGCTGTCCTCCTCGCGCCATACGCGCCTCCCCGTCTACCACGAGGACGTCAACGAGATCACCGGCATCCTGCACGTGCGCAGCGCGCTGCCGCTGCTCACCCGGGGGCAATTCAGCAAGGATGCGCTGATGCGCATCGCCGAGGAGCCCTATTTCATCCCGGAGGGTACGCCGCTCAACACGCAGCTGCTGAACTTCCAGCGCCAGAAGCGCCGCATCGGGCTGGTGGTGGACGAGTACGGCGACATCGAAGGACTGGTCACACTGGAAGACATCCTGGAGGAGATCGTCGGCGAGTTCACCACCGACGTTTCGGCCACCGTCAAGTTCGTCCATCCCCAGGCGGACGGGAGCTACCTGGTCGACGGCAGCGCGCACATCCGCACCCTCAACCGCATGATGAACTGGAAGATGCCGACGGCCGGGCCGAAGACCCTGAACGGCCTCATCATCGAACACCTGGAATCTATCCCGACGGCGGGCACCAGCCTGCGCATTGACGGCTATACCATCGAGATCATGTACATCACTGACAACGCGGTCAAAACCGCGCGCATCGTACCGCGGAGCACGACACCGGCCGACCGGATGCCTCAATAA
- the ccsA gene encoding cytochrome c biogenesis protein CcsA, with the protein MDTLLLCFLIVPAYLAVAALLVLRLAGKTVPVGLTKQRILLLALAAVLLHAVLLYHQLLTPEGINFGFFNSLSLLTWLIALLLALTSFDRPVENLGIAVFPLAAVAVILEAAFPSNHILSPQRDILDIHIIISITAYSILSLAAVQAVLIAIQDKHLHEKHPGGFIRALPPLQTMETLLFQMIGIGFAMQSLSLVSGFVYLDDMFAQHLAHKTFFSILAWLVFAILLWGRWKFGWRGKTAIRWTLGGFVSLLFAYLGSKLVLELLLGQH; encoded by the coding sequence ATGGATACGCTCCTGCTTTGCTTCCTGATCGTTCCGGCCTATCTCGCGGTCGCCGCGCTGCTGGTCCTGCGCCTCGCCGGCAAGACGGTACCCGTCGGCCTGACCAAGCAGAGGATCCTGCTGCTCGCCCTCGCGGCGGTGCTGCTGCATGCCGTCCTGCTCTACCACCAGCTTCTCACGCCTGAGGGCATCAATTTCGGCTTTTTCAATTCCCTGTCGCTGCTCACCTGGCTGATCGCCCTGCTGCTGGCGCTCACCTCCTTCGATCGTCCGGTGGAAAACCTCGGCATCGCCGTCTTCCCGCTCGCCGCGGTCGCCGTCATCCTCGAGGCGGCATTTCCGAGCAACCATATCCTGAGCCCGCAGCGCGACATCCTCGATATTCATATCATCATCTCGATCACTGCCTACAGCATCCTGTCGCTCGCGGCCGTGCAGGCGGTCCTGATCGCCATCCAGGACAAGCACCTGCACGAGAAGCACCCGGGCGGTTTCATCCGCGCGCTGCCGCCGCTGCAGACGATGGAAACGCTGCTGTTCCAGATGATCGGGATCGGCTTCGCCATGCAGAGCCTGTCCCTGGTCTCGGGCTTCGTCTATCTGGACGACATGTTCGCCCAGCATCTCGCGCACAAGACCTTCTTCTCCATCCTGGCATGGCTGGTTTTCGCCATCCTGCTGTGGGGGAGATGGAAGTTCGGCTGGCGCGGCAAGACCGCCATCCGCTGGACCCTGGGCGGATTCGTGTCGCTGCTGTTCGCCTACCTGGGAAGCAAGCTGGTGCTCGAACTGCTGCTCGGGCAGCACTGA
- a CDS encoding 3',5'-cyclic-nucleotide phosphodiesterase has protein sequence MKLRVLGCSGGIGGELRTTALMIDDDILIDAGTGLGELSLDEMKKVRHIFLTHTHLDHIACLPLMVDSMFPHIVEPMMIHSHASAIEVLKKHIFNWAIWPDFASLPTTDNPVMCYEQLRMGEVCVIDGRSFEMMPVNHIVPTVGYRIECASGAVAFSGDTTTNDTFWAELNARDRLDVLIVEVAFKESFRELALKSRHYCPSLLAEDLKKLRHRPRVFLTHNKPGEEELIVTQCRELVTDRELERLTGGLVIEV, from the coding sequence ATGAAACTGCGCGTACTGGGGTGCAGCGGCGGCATCGGGGGTGAACTGCGTACGACCGCGCTGATGATCGACGACGACATCCTGATCGATGCCGGCACCGGGCTCGGCGAGCTCAGCCTCGACGAGATGAAAAAGGTGCGGCACATCTTCCTCACCCATACCCACCTCGATCACATCGCCTGCCTGCCATTGATGGTCGACAGCATGTTTCCGCACATCGTCGAGCCGATGATGATCCACAGCCACGCCTCCGCCATCGAGGTGCTCAAGAAGCACATCTTCAACTGGGCGATCTGGCCCGATTTCGCCAGTCTGCCGACCACCGACAATCCGGTGATGTGCTACGAGCAACTGCGCATGGGCGAGGTGTGCGTCATCGACGGGCGCAGCTTCGAAATGATGCCGGTCAACCATATCGTTCCCACGGTCGGCTATCGCATCGAGTGCGCGAGCGGCGCGGTCGCCTTCAGCGGCGACACCACTACCAATGATACCTTCTGGGCGGAGCTCAACGCGCGCGACCGGCTCGACGTGCTGATCGTCGAGGTCGCATTCAAGGAGTCCTTCCGCGAGCTCGCGCTCAAGTCACGCCATTACTGTCCCTCGCTGCTGGCGGAGGACCTGAAGAAGCTCCGCCACCGCCCGCGCGTCTTTCTCACCCACAACAAGCCGGGCGAGGAAGAGCTGATCGTCACGCAATGCCGCGAACTGGTCACCGACCGCGAGCTGGAGCGGCTGACCGGCGGCCTCGTCATCGAGGTCTGA
- the ffh gene encoding signal recognition particle protein codes for MFENLTERLGQALKSLRGQGRLTDDNIKDALREVRMALLEADVALPVVRDFIERVRLRAVGQEVLQSMTPGQALIRVVRDELVTVMGEQSSGLDLNVAPPAVILLAGLQGSGKTTTAAKLARWIREHAKKKVLVVSVDVYRPAAIEQLETLAAEVGVAFFPCRTDQDPVAVAVAAVDHARKQFIDVVIVDTAGRMHIDAAMMDEARRLHAALRPVETLFVVDSMTGQDAANTAKAFHDALALTGVILTKTDGDARGGAALSLRHITGKPIKFLGVGEKTAALEVFHPERVASRILGMGDILSLIEEAERKVDRGEAEKLAAKLKQGKGFDLEDFRSQLQQMRNMGGVAGLLDKLPGMANIPQASRDQVNDRQFIHMEAIINSMTPQERRFPAILKASRKRRIAAGAGVQVQEINRMLKQFEQMQRMMKQMSKGGMSKLLRGFKGKLPF; via the coding sequence ATGTTTGAGAATCTCACCGAACGCCTCGGCCAGGCGCTGAAGAGCCTGCGCGGCCAGGGCCGCCTGACGGACGACAACATCAAGGACGCCCTGCGCGAGGTGCGCATGGCGCTGCTGGAGGCGGACGTCGCCCTGCCCGTGGTGCGGGACTTCATCGAGCGCGTGCGCCTGCGCGCGGTCGGGCAGGAAGTCCTGCAGAGCATGACTCCGGGGCAGGCGCTGATCCGCGTCGTGCGCGACGAGCTGGTCACCGTCATGGGGGAGCAGTCCTCCGGCCTCGATCTCAACGTCGCGCCGCCGGCCGTCATCCTCCTCGCCGGCCTGCAGGGTTCCGGCAAGACGACGACGGCGGCCAAGCTGGCGCGCTGGATCCGCGAGCACGCGAAGAAAAAGGTGCTGGTGGTGAGCGTCGACGTCTACCGCCCGGCCGCGATCGAGCAGCTCGAGACCCTGGCCGCCGAGGTCGGCGTCGCGTTCTTCCCGTGCCGCACCGACCAGGATCCGGTCGCCGTCGCCGTCGCCGCCGTCGACCACGCGCGCAAGCAGTTCATCGACGTCGTCATCGTGGACACCGCCGGACGCATGCATATCGACGCGGCCATGATGGACGAGGCGCGCCGGCTGCACGCGGCGCTGCGCCCGGTCGAGACCCTGTTCGTCGTGGACAGCATGACCGGACAGGACGCGGCCAATACCGCCAAGGCGTTCCACGATGCGCTGGCCCTGACCGGGGTGATCCTCACCAAGACCGACGGCGATGCGCGCGGCGGGGCGGCGCTGTCGCTGCGCCACATCACCGGCAAACCGATCAAGTTCCTCGGCGTGGGCGAGAAGACCGCGGCGCTGGAGGTGTTTCACCCCGAGCGCGTCGCCTCGCGCATCCTCGGCATGGGCGACATCCTCAGCCTGATCGAGGAGGCGGAACGCAAGGTCGACCGGGGGGAGGCCGAAAAGCTCGCCGCCAAGCTGAAACAGGGCAAGGGCTTCGACCTGGAGGATTTCCGCAGCCAGTTGCAGCAGATGCGCAACATGGGTGGCGTCGCCGGCCTGCTCGACAAGCTGCCCGGCATGGCCAATATCCCGCAGGCCTCGCGCGACCAGGTCAACGACCGCCAGTTCATCCACATGGAGGCCATCATCAACTCCATGACCCCGCAGGAGCGCCGCTTCCCGGCCATCCTCAAGGCCTCGCGCAAGCGCCGCATCGCCGCCGGCGCGGGCGTCCAGGTGCAGGAAATCAATCGAATGCTCAAGCAGTTCGAGCAGATGCAGCGCATGATGAAGCAGATGTCCAAGGGCGGGATGAGCAAGCTGCTGCGCGGATTCAAGGGCAAGCTGCCCTTTTAA
- the rpsP gene encoding 30S ribosomal protein S16: MVTIRLARGGAKKRPFYHIVVADSRRPRDGRFIERIGYFNPVAAKNEPKLTLDGERLNYWLSQGAKPSERVSMLAKQNAAAVAA; the protein is encoded by the coding sequence ATGGTGACCATACGTCTGGCCCGTGGAGGGGCCAAAAAACGGCCGTTCTACCACATCGTCGTGGCGGACAGCCGTCGGCCGCGCGACGGCAGGTTCATTGAGCGCATCGGGTATTTCAATCCGGTTGCCGCCAAGAACGAACCGAAGCTGACGCTCGACGGCGAGCGTCTGAACTACTGGCTGTCCCAGGGCGCGAAGCCCTCAGAGCGGGTCAGCATGCTGGCCAAGCAGAACGCGGCGGCTGTCGCCGCCTGA
- the rimM gene encoding ribosome maturation factor RimM: MAEHDSQRVVMGRIGGLFGVRGWVKVISYASSPEGLLRYEPWQICVGGAWKVLRVNDGRRHGKGLVAQFAGYADRDTACELVGAEIAVERSQLEAPAENEYYWADLLGCAVIRRDGMDFGRVDHLIETGANDVLVVRGERGETLIPFVIGRYVLEVDLARRRIVVDWEEVV, encoded by the coding sequence ATGGCTGAGCACGACTCCCAGCGGGTGGTGATGGGCAGGATCGGCGGGCTCTTCGGTGTCCGCGGCTGGGTCAAGGTGATTTCGTACGCCTCATCGCCGGAAGGCCTGTTGCGGTATGAACCCTGGCAGATCTGCGTCGGGGGAGCCTGGAAGGTGCTGCGGGTGAATGACGGACGCCGCCACGGCAAGGGTCTGGTCGCGCAGTTTGCCGGCTATGCCGACCGTGACACCGCATGTGAGCTGGTGGGCGCCGAGATAGCGGTGGAACGGTCCCAGCTGGAGGCGCCCGCCGAGAATGAATATTACTGGGCCGATCTGCTCGGGTGCGCGGTCATCAGGCGCGACGGTATGGATTTCGGCCGGGTGGATCACCTGATCGAAACCGGGGCGAACGATGTCCTGGTCGTGCGCGGCGAACGCGGCGAGACCCTGATACCGTTCGTCATCGGGCGCTACGTGCTCGAGGTCGACCTCGCCCGGCGCCGGATCGTGGTCGACTGGGAAGAGGTGGTTTGA
- the trmD gene encoding tRNA (guanosine(37)-N1)-methyltransferase TrmD: MRIDVVTLFPQMIAALMEWGIVGRAARAGLLDLRMWNPRDYARDVHRTVDDRPYGGGPGMVMMVEPLRDAIRAARAAAPGPSHVIYLSPQGRRFDQARALELAGGGPRPVLVAGRYEGVDERVLESEIDEELSIGDYVLSGGELAAAVVIDAATRLLPGAVGDEESVQQDSFTTGMLEYPHYTRPREIDGRTVPEVLLRGNHREIEEWRFKQAVLRTRRRRPELLAGLELDKVRRKWLAELPPEDARDLESDSTNSGKTGTAGESS, translated from the coding sequence ATGCGCATCGACGTGGTCACCCTGTTTCCGCAGATGATCGCCGCGCTGATGGAGTGGGGCATCGTCGGGCGCGCCGCCAGGGCCGGGTTGCTCGACCTGCGCATGTGGAATCCGCGCGACTACGCGCGGGACGTCCACCGCACCGTCGACGACCGCCCGTATGGCGGCGGACCGGGCATGGTGATGATGGTCGAGCCGCTGCGCGACGCCATCCGTGCGGCGCGCGCCGCGGCGCCGGGTCCGTCGCACGTGATCTATCTGTCGCCGCAGGGGCGGCGGTTCGATCAGGCGCGGGCGCTTGAACTCGCTGGCGGCGGACCGCGGCCGGTGCTCGTGGCCGGGCGCTACGAGGGAGTCGACGAGCGGGTGCTGGAGAGCGAGATCGACGAGGAGCTCTCGATCGGGGATTACGTGCTGAGCGGCGGTGAGCTTGCGGCCGCAGTGGTGATCGACGCCGCGACGCGGTTGTTGCCCGGGGCGGTGGGGGACGAGGAATCCGTGCAGCAGGATTCCTTCACCACGGGGATGCTCGAGTATCCGCATTACACGCGCCCGCGCGAGATCGACGGGCGCACGGTGCCCGAGGTGCTGTTGCGCGGCAACCACCGGGAGATCGAGGAGTGGCGCTTCAAGCAGGCGGTGCTGCGCACCCGGCGCAGGCGGCCCGAGCTGCTCGCCGGACTGGAGCTGGACAAGGTGAGGCGTAAATGGCTGGCGGAACTGCCGCCGGAGGACGCCCGGGATTTGGAATCTGACAGTACGAACAGCGGTAAGACAGGAACAGCAGGAGAAAGCTCATGA
- the rplS gene encoding 50S ribosomal protein L19: protein MSNIISQLEAEQMGREMPEFAPGDTVEVKVKVKEGQRERLQAFTGVVIAKRNRGFNSAFTVRKVSHGEGVERVFQSFSPAIHSVEVKRRGDVSKAKLYHLRELEGKAARIKEKL, encoded by the coding sequence ATGAGCAATATAATCAGTCAGCTGGAAGCGGAACAGATGGGCCGCGAGATGCCGGAGTTCGCGCCGGGCGACACCGTCGAGGTCAAGGTCAAGGTCAAGGAGGGTCAGCGCGAGCGCCTGCAGGCCTTTACCGGCGTGGTCATCGCCAAGCGCAACCGCGGCTTCAACTCCGCCTTCACGGTGCGCAAGGTATCGCATGGCGAGGGCGTCGAGCGCGTCTTCCAGAGCTTCAGTCCGGCGATCCATTCCGTGGAGGTAAAGCGCCGCGGGGACGTCAGCAAGGCCAAGCTCTATCACCTGCGTGAACTGGAAGGCAAGGCCGCCCGCATCAAGGAAAAACTCTGA
- a CDS encoding methylated-DNA--[protein]-cysteine S-methyltransferase — MVVAGAGSGVRAYAAIVALPLAGLRLGVRVGNGAVVAVDFLLPGAEGYRAGQHADAGLARRCAEQLKWYLADPSFRFRLPLAPAGSAFQRRVWSELTAIPPGRACSYGEVARRLGTSARAVGGACRANPLPIVVPCHRVVAADGLGGYSGTTGGPLHRIKSWLLAHEGYRDGDRHRVGRRAAATA, encoded by the coding sequence ATGGTGGTGGCCGGAGCAGGGAGCGGGGTCAGGGCATATGCCGCCATCGTGGCCTTGCCGCTCGCGGGCCTGCGGCTCGGCGTCCGCGTCGGAAACGGGGCGGTGGTTGCGGTCGATTTCCTGTTGCCCGGCGCGGAAGGTTACCGCGCCGGGCAGCATGCGGACGCCGGCCTGGCGCGCCGCTGCGCCGAGCAGCTGAAATGGTATCTTGCCGATCCGTCGTTCCGGTTTCGCCTGCCGCTGGCGCCGGCGGGGAGCGCCTTCCAGCGCCGTGTGTGGTCGGAGCTGACGGCCATCCCGCCAGGCCGGGCGTGCAGTTACGGGGAGGTCGCGCGCCGGCTCGGGACCTCGGCGCGCGCGGTGGGTGGCGCCTGCCGCGCGAATCCGCTGCCGATCGTGGTACCGTGCCATCGCGTGGTCGCGGCGGACGGACTGGGCGGATATTCCGGGACGACCGGGGGGCCGCTGCACCGGATCAAGTCCTGGCTGCTGGCCCATGAAGGATATCGGGATGGAGACCGCCACCGCGTCGGCCGCCGCGCCGCCGCGACTGCCTGA